From Streptomyces sp. TLI_053, a single genomic window includes:
- a CDS encoding Uma2 family endonuclease, which translates to MITRDRPQMSLEAFEAIARTAARHDVVLEFVGGELGVRPAPDGDRAQILAWLQRACARSRPDLWLFVRQGLRLLPPHRAGAARPDGALAPAEHFAGQGEWADSRGVLLVAEVTSFDRRADERDRVGRPRAYAESGIPIHLLVDRDSDTVTVHSEPVDGRYRTIRSYDYGERVELPGLGVVLDTEELKDCSR; encoded by the coding sequence ATGATCACCCGTGACCGTCCGCAGATGAGCCTCGAAGCCTTCGAGGCGATCGCCAGGACCGCCGCCCGCCACGACGTCGTCCTGGAGTTCGTCGGCGGCGAGCTCGGGGTCCGGCCCGCGCCCGACGGCGACCGCGCCCAGATCCTCGCGTGGCTCCAGCGGGCATGCGCCCGTTCGCGGCCGGACCTCTGGCTCTTCGTCCGGCAGGGCCTGCGCCTGCTCCCGCCCCACCGGGCCGGTGCCGCCCGCCCCGACGGCGCCCTCGCGCCCGCCGAGCACTTCGCCGGCCAGGGGGAGTGGGCGGACTCCCGCGGCGTCCTGCTGGTCGCGGAGGTCACCTCGTTCGACCGGCGCGCCGACGAGCGGGACCGGGTCGGCAGGCCCCGGGCGTACGCGGAGAGCGGCATCCCGATCCACCTGCTGGTCGACCGGGACAGTGACACGGTCACCGTCCACAGTGAGCCGGTCGACGGCCGGTACCGCACGATCCGGAGCTACGACTACGGCGAGCGGGTCGAGCTTCCCGGTCTCGGCGTGGTGCTCGACACCGAGGAACTCAAGGACTGCAGCCGCTGA
- a CDS encoding TolB-like translocation protein yields MTTAATTLPNRTRVLILLVAVVLLGAVGTGAVLWASDRSAERDRTQAGGPVVTRGEVTLKDPAARQLVFRNMAWGPHRDEVVTVPAGHPDGPRTSSGVQCLRFYAAAGTGICLRADRGALQDTYRAVVLDDHLRELRSFPAAGIPTRSRVSPSGHLAAWTVFVSGDSYAGTDFSTRTSIVDVRDWNLRENLEEFDVVKDGKPYRAPDVNVWGVTFADDNTFYATVATGGQTYLVRGDLAARTLTTLHQNVECPSLSPDGTRVAYKKRVPGASEDAPWRLYVLDLATMTETATAEQRSIDDQAVWSDDRTLLYAMPGDFGADLWTVPADGSGAAGRLLEAAVAPAYLG; encoded by the coding sequence GTGACCACCGCCGCCACCACCCTCCCCAACCGCACCCGGGTGCTGATCCTGCTGGTCGCCGTCGTCCTGCTCGGCGCGGTCGGCACCGGCGCCGTGCTGTGGGCCTCGGACCGCTCCGCCGAGCGCGACCGCACCCAGGCCGGCGGCCCGGTCGTCACCCGGGGCGAGGTGACCCTCAAGGACCCGGCCGCCCGGCAGCTGGTCTTCCGCAACATGGCCTGGGGCCCGCACCGCGACGAGGTCGTCACCGTCCCCGCCGGGCACCCCGACGGCCCGCGCACCTCCTCCGGCGTCCAGTGCCTGCGCTTCTACGCCGCCGCCGGCACCGGCATCTGCCTGCGGGCCGACCGGGGCGCCCTCCAGGACACCTACCGGGCCGTCGTCCTCGACGACCACCTGCGCGAACTGCGCTCCTTCCCGGCCGCCGGCATCCCCACCCGCTCCCGGGTCTCGCCCTCCGGCCACCTCGCCGCCTGGACCGTCTTCGTCAGCGGCGACTCCTACGCGGGCACCGACTTCTCCACCCGCACCTCGATCGTCGACGTCCGCGACTGGAACCTCCGGGAGAACCTGGAGGAGTTCGACGTGGTCAAGGACGGCAAGCCGTACCGGGCGCCGGACGTCAACGTCTGGGGCGTGACCTTCGCCGACGACAACACCTTCTACGCCACCGTCGCCACCGGCGGCCAGACCTACCTGGTCCGCGGCGACCTCGCCGCCCGCACCCTCACCACCCTGCACCAGAACGTCGAGTGCCCGTCCCTCTCCCCGGACGGCACCCGGGTCGCCTACAAGAAGCGCGTCCCCGGCGCCTCCGAGGACGCCCCCTGGCGGCTGTACGTGCTCGACCTCGCCACCATGACCGAGACCGCCACCGCCGAGCAGCGCAGCATCGACGACCAGGCCGTCTGGTCCGACGACCGCACCCTGCTGTACGCCATGCCCGGCGACTTCGGCGCCGACCTGTGGACCGTCCCCGCCGACGGGAGCGGCGCGGCCGGCCGGCTGCTGGAGGCCGCGGTGGCGCCCGCGTACCTGGGCTGA
- a CDS encoding MFS transporter, with the protein MYVADSRSSKAPVAPAETRPGRREAADGTGTAHGTGTADGTATADGRRTAVRAAVPGTVVVLGVVSLVTDVSSEMVSAVLPLYLLTGLGLSPLGFGLLDGIQNGFSAVVRLLGGHLADRRGRDGAPRHKAVAAVGYGLSALCKPLLLLVHTVPLIGAVLAADRTGKGLRTAPRDAMISLATEPAHRGRAFGVHRAMDTAGALLGPLTAFLVLRLAGGPVLADGGQQQGYHAVFAVSGCVAVLGVLVLLLFVPNRLDGAEPTSDARPRLRDGLALLRIPGLRRLTVCAVLLGLTTVSDSFLYLLVQRRLGLSVEYFPLLPLGTAGAFLLLAVPLGALADRIGRRRLFLAGHGVLLLAYGLLLSPLDGPVAVVCVLLLHGSFYAATDGVLAAAAADTVPAERRGAGLALVGTGQALARFACSLAFGALWSAVGGTTALTWSALALAGCVTGAAFVLRGPGDKPVTTPGGPAPTTDDPEVPS; encoded by the coding sequence GTGTACGTCGCGGACTCCCGCAGCTCCAAGGCCCCCGTCGCCCCGGCCGAGACCCGGCCGGGGCGGCGGGAGGCCGCCGACGGCACCGGCACCGCCCACGGCACAGGCACCGCCGACGGCACCGCCACCGCCGACGGCCGCCGCACCGCCGTCCGGGCGGCCGTCCCCGGCACCGTGGTGGTCCTGGGCGTGGTCAGCCTGGTCACCGACGTCTCGTCCGAGATGGTCAGCGCCGTCCTGCCGCTCTACCTGCTCACCGGCCTCGGCCTGTCCCCGCTCGGCTTCGGCCTGCTCGACGGCATCCAGAACGGCTTCAGCGCCGTCGTCCGCCTGCTCGGCGGCCACCTCGCCGACCGCCGGGGGCGCGACGGGGCGCCCCGGCACAAGGCCGTCGCCGCCGTCGGCTACGGGCTGTCCGCGCTCTGCAAGCCGCTGCTGCTGCTCGTCCACACCGTGCCGCTGATCGGTGCCGTGCTCGCCGCCGACCGCACCGGAAAGGGCCTGCGCACCGCCCCGCGGGACGCGATGATCTCGCTCGCCACCGAACCGGCCCACCGCGGCCGGGCGTTCGGCGTGCACCGGGCGATGGACACGGCGGGCGCGCTGCTCGGCCCGCTCACCGCCTTCCTCGTCCTGCGGCTGGCGGGCGGCCCGGTGCTCGCCGACGGCGGCCAGCAGCAGGGCTACCACGCGGTGTTCGCGGTCAGCGGCTGCGTCGCGGTGCTCGGCGTCCTGGTCCTGCTGCTGTTCGTGCCGAACCGGCTCGACGGCGCCGAACCGACCTCCGACGCCCGCCCCCGGCTGCGGGACGGGCTCGCGCTGCTGCGCATCCCCGGCCTGCGCCGGCTCACCGTGTGCGCGGTGCTGCTCGGCCTCACCACCGTCAGCGACTCCTTCCTCTACCTGCTGGTGCAGCGCCGGCTCGGCCTCTCCGTCGAGTACTTCCCGCTGCTGCCGCTCGGCACCGCGGGCGCCTTCCTGCTGCTCGCCGTGCCGCTCGGCGCGCTCGCCGACCGGATCGGCCGCCGCCGGCTGTTCCTGGCCGGGCACGGCGTCCTGCTGCTCGCCTACGGCCTGCTGCTGTCGCCGCTGGACGGCCCGGTCGCCGTGGTCTGCGTCCTGCTGCTGCACGGCTCCTTCTACGCCGCCACGGACGGCGTGCTCGCCGCCGCCGCGGCCGACACCGTCCCCGCCGAGCGGCGCGGCGCCGGCCTCGCCCTGGTCGGCACCGGGCAGGCGCTGGCCCGGTTCGCCTGCTCGCTGGCGTTCGGCGCGCTGTGGAGCGCGGTCGGCGGCACCACCGCGCTGACCTGGTCGGCGCTGGCGCTGGCCGGCTGCGTCACCGGCGCGGCGTTCGTCCTGCGCGGACCCGGTGACAAGCCCGTCACGACTCCCGGCGGGCCCGCCCCCACGACCGACGACCCCGAGGTGCCCTCGTGA
- a CDS encoding alkaline phosphatase family protein: MSATTPSAGGAAPSRPRRRTLTASAAGLGLVAGSLGLWAATGTAAQAAALPTPDHVVVVVLENHAYTQVIGSSSAPYINNTLKAGGATLTQSFGLTHPSEPNYYQLFSGSNQGRTDDSCVSVGSINKPNLASELIAAGKTWGSYNEGLPSQGSTVCSSGKYAQKHNPWFGFSNVPTNTAYTMTQFPTNYATLPKVSFVVPDLCNDMHDCSVGTGDTWIKNKLGAYATWAKANNSLLVVTFDEDNRLSGNRIPTVFYGAHVTPGSTTATTYNHYNVLRTLEDLAGLTSHAGNAATAATITGIWN, from the coding sequence ATGAGCGCCACCACCCCGAGCGCCGGGGGTGCCGCCCCGAGCCGCCCCCGCCGCCGCACGCTGACCGCCTCGGCCGCCGGGCTCGGCCTCGTCGCCGGCTCGCTCGGCCTCTGGGCCGCCACCGGCACCGCCGCGCAGGCCGCCGCCCTGCCGACGCCCGACCACGTGGTCGTCGTCGTCCTGGAGAACCACGCCTACACCCAGGTCATCGGCAGCTCCAGCGCGCCGTACATCAACAACACCCTCAAGGCCGGCGGCGCCACCCTCACCCAGTCCTTCGGGCTCACCCACCCCAGCGAGCCCAACTACTACCAGCTGTTCTCCGGCTCCAACCAGGGCCGCACCGACGACAGTTGCGTCTCCGTCGGCTCCATCAACAAGCCGAACCTCGCCTCCGAGCTGATCGCCGCCGGCAAGACCTGGGGCAGCTACAACGAGGGCCTGCCGAGCCAGGGCTCGACCGTCTGTTCCAGCGGCAAGTACGCGCAGAAGCACAACCCGTGGTTCGGCTTCTCCAACGTGCCGACCAACACCGCGTACACCATGACGCAGTTCCCGACGAACTACGCGACCCTGCCGAAGGTCTCCTTCGTCGTCCCGGACCTCTGCAACGACATGCACGACTGCTCGGTCGGCACCGGCGACACCTGGATCAAGAACAAGCTCGGCGCCTACGCCACCTGGGCCAAGGCCAACAACAGCCTCCTCGTCGTCACCTTCGACGAGGACAACCGCCTCTCCGGCAACCGCATCCCCACCGTCTTCTACGGCGCCCACGTCACCCCGGGCTCCACCACCGCCACCACGTACAACCACTACAACGTGCTGCGCACCCTGGAGGACCTCGCCGGCCTGACCAGCCACGCGGGCAACGCCGCCACCGCCGCCACCATCACCGGCATCTGGAACTGA
- a CDS encoding cobalamin biosynthesis protein, with protein MRGTGRAPDDGGSVDDAGPVVGAGVVGEHVVDEHLVGEHVADGPGLVVGVGVRATATRSELLELIRHTLAGAGLPADTVRALATLAGKGGHPAVRTAAAALGVPVAEYPAEALAAVRVPNPSGTVGAAVGTVSVAEAAALAATGGGELLVAKRKTASATAAVARTPHPRNAGEQP; from the coding sequence GTGCGCGGTACGGGGCGCGCCCCGGACGACGGCGGGTCCGTCGACGATGCGGGGCCCGTCGTCGGCGCGGGCGTCGTCGGCGAGCACGTCGTCGACGAGCACCTCGTCGGCGAGCACGTCGCCGACGGCCCGGGCCTCGTCGTCGGCGTGGGCGTGCGCGCGACCGCCACCCGGAGCGAGTTGCTGGAGCTGATCCGGCACACCCTCGCCGGAGCCGGACTGCCCGCCGACACCGTCCGCGCGCTCGCGACCCTCGCCGGCAAGGGCGGCCACCCCGCCGTCCGGACGGCCGCGGCGGCGCTCGGCGTCCCCGTGGCCGAGTACCCGGCCGAGGCGCTGGCCGCCGTCCGGGTGCCGAACCCGTCCGGCACCGTCGGCGCGGCGGTCGGCACGGTCAGCGTGGCCGAGGCGGCGGCGCTGGCGGCGACGGGCGGCGGCGAACTCCTCGTCGCCAAACGGAAGACCGCGTCCGCGACGGCCGCCGTCGCCCGCACCCCCCACCCCCGGAACGCAGGAGAGCAGCCGTGA
- the cobC gene encoding Rv2231c family pyridoxal phosphate-dependent protein CobC, whose amino-acid sequence MTPHSPAGPGTPEPDLRHHGDAEVRDGGAGLVDLAVNVRTGTPPAWLRTRLATTLADLAAYPDGTAARAAVAARHGRPVDEVLLTSGAAEAFVLLARVLTPRHVTVVHPQFTEPEAALRDAGHPVHRALLSPAEGFRLTTGAVPEESDLVVLGNPTNPTSVLHPAAAVAALARPGRTLVIDEAFMDTVPGESESLADARELPGRVVVLRSLTKTWGLAGLRIGYVLGPAPLIAALAAAQPLWPVSTPALVAAEVCSAPAALDEAEQAAHELGLRRDHLLKGLAALPEVRVHGEPAASFVLVELPGADAVRDRLRERGFAVRRGDTFPGLGPDWLRIAVRDEGTADAFLAALAEALGRRPSDNSWPRSSDNS is encoded by the coding sequence GTGACCCCCCACTCGCCCGCCGGACCCGGGACGCCCGAGCCGGACCTGCGCCACCACGGCGACGCCGAGGTCCGCGACGGTGGCGCCGGCCTGGTCGACCTCGCCGTCAACGTCCGCACCGGCACGCCCCCGGCCTGGCTGCGCACACGCCTCGCCACCACCCTCGCCGACCTCGCCGCGTACCCCGACGGCACCGCCGCCCGGGCCGCCGTCGCCGCCCGGCACGGCCGCCCGGTGGACGAGGTACTGCTCACCTCCGGCGCCGCCGAGGCGTTCGTGCTGCTCGCCCGGGTGCTGACGCCACGTCATGTCACGGTGGTCCATCCCCAGTTCACCGAGCCCGAGGCCGCTCTGCGGGACGCCGGGCACCCGGTGCACCGCGCCCTGCTCTCCCCCGCCGAGGGCTTCCGGCTGACCACCGGCGCCGTCCCGGAGGAGTCCGACCTGGTCGTGCTCGGCAACCCCACCAACCCCACCTCCGTGCTCCACCCGGCCGCCGCCGTCGCCGCGCTGGCCCGGCCCGGCCGCACCCTGGTGATCGACGAGGCGTTCATGGACACCGTGCCCGGGGAGAGCGAGTCCCTGGCCGACGCACGGGAGTTGCCGGGCCGGGTGGTGGTCCTGCGCAGCCTCACCAAGACCTGGGGCCTGGCCGGGCTGCGGATCGGCTACGTGCTCGGCCCGGCCCCGCTGATCGCCGCACTCGCCGCCGCCCAGCCGCTCTGGCCGGTCTCCACCCCGGCCCTGGTCGCGGCCGAGGTCTGCTCGGCCCCGGCGGCGCTGGACGAGGCCGAGCAGGCCGCGCACGAGCTCGGCCTCCGGCGCGACCACCTGCTGAAGGGCCTGGCCGCCCTCCCCGAGGTCCGGGTGCACGGCGAACCGGCGGCCTCCTTCGTGCTGGTTGAGCTGCCCGGCGCGGACGCCGTGCGCGACCGGCTGCGCGAACGCGGCTTCGCCGTCCGCCGGGGCGACACCTTCCCCGGCCTCGGCCCGGACTGGCTCCGGATCGCCGTCCGGGACGAGGGCACCGCGGACGCGTTCCTCGCCGCGCTCGCCGAGGCCCTGGGCCGGAGGCCGTCCGACAATTCCTGGCCGAGGTCGTCCGACAATTCCTAG
- a CDS encoding MOSC N-terminal beta barrel domain-containing protein, producing MGADRGGGLSAVPAATVERLCRYPVKSMLGEELREAEVSERGVAGDRAWALLDVGTGRVASAKNPRLWAAVLGFTAVTGPGGRVTVLDRDGEAVDEGGLSERLGRKVRLVDVPPPGASVERSVPEEVLAHGVGAEVGFTVSELGRGAPSGTFFDFAPLHLLTTAALAAADAPAAAARRYRPNLVLRTPGGVSGFVENGWVEGELAVGPELRLHVLAATPRCAVPTLAHGPGLPRSAAALRVLAERNRVVPLPGMSALPCLGVYARVLRPGRVRVGDRVGPVS from the coding sequence GTGGGCGCGGACCGAGGCGGGGGCCTGAGCGCCGTGCCGGCCGCCACGGTGGAGCGGCTGTGCCGGTACCCGGTGAAGTCGATGCTCGGCGAGGAGCTCCGCGAGGCGGAGGTGTCGGAACGCGGTGTCGCCGGCGACCGGGCGTGGGCGCTGCTGGACGTCGGCACCGGCCGGGTGGCGAGCGCCAAGAACCCCCGGCTGTGGGCGGCCGTGCTCGGGTTCACGGCGGTCACCGGGCCGGGCGGCAGGGTGACCGTCCTCGACCGGGACGGGGAGGCCGTCGACGAGGGCGGACTCTCGGAGCGGCTGGGCCGCAAGGTCCGGCTGGTGGACGTGCCGCCGCCGGGAGCGAGCGTCGAACGGTCCGTCCCGGAGGAGGTGCTGGCCCACGGCGTGGGTGCCGAGGTCGGCTTCACCGTCAGTGAGTTGGGGCGCGGTGCGCCGTCCGGCACCTTCTTCGACTTCGCGCCGCTCCACCTGCTCACCACGGCCGCGCTCGCCGCCGCGGACGCGCCCGCGGCGGCGGCCCGGCGGTACCGCCCCAACCTGGTGCTGCGGACGCCCGGCGGCGTCTCCGGTTTCGTCGAGAACGGATGGGTGGAGGGGGAGTTGGCGGTCGGGCCGGAGCTGCGCCTGCACGTCCTGGCCGCGACGCCGCGGTGCGCCGTCCCCACTCTCGCGCACGGGCCGGGACTGCCGCGCTCGGCGGCGGCGCTGCGGGTGCTCGCGGAGCGCAACCGGGTGGTGCCGTTGCCGGGCATGTCGGCGCTGCCCTGCCTGGGGGTGTACGCCCGGGTGCTGCGGCCCGGGCGGGTGCGGGTCGGGGACCGGGTCGGGCCGGTGTCCTGA
- a CDS encoding DUF4232 domain-containing protein produces MRPRRLVLTAVAVAALAATATACGPENSDPAPAASGPATTAAAPATAAPATTPAPATTPATTPAPASAPATAAAPVTGKPSTPAQAAGTCGAKDLVLTAKVESQAGGYVLITAKAKPGVTCTLPARPVIAFGSGGIEAAKAEQTAAQPIKLSGSEAAYAGVMTKTTKDNQAIQFNDVIVGITTPDPDPVSLPIGPTNVDKPIVTNWHSRPAEAVPVH; encoded by the coding sequence ATGCGCCCGCGCCGTCTCGTTCTCACCGCCGTCGCCGTCGCGGCCCTCGCCGCCACCGCCACCGCCTGCGGGCCGGAGAACAGCGACCCCGCCCCCGCCGCGTCCGGCCCGGCCACGACGGCCGCCGCCCCCGCCACCGCGGCCCCGGCGACCACGCCCGCGCCCGCCACCACCCCGGCCACCACCCCGGCTCCGGCCTCCGCTCCCGCCACCGCGGCCGCGCCCGTTACGGGGAAGCCCTCCACCCCGGCCCAGGCCGCCGGCACCTGCGGTGCCAAGGACCTCGTCCTCACCGCCAAGGTCGAGTCCCAGGCGGGCGGCTACGTCCTGATCACCGCCAAGGCCAAGCCCGGCGTCACCTGCACCCTGCCCGCCCGCCCCGTGATCGCCTTCGGCTCGGGCGGCATCGAGGCGGCCAAGGCCGAGCAGACCGCCGCCCAGCCGATCAAGCTCAGCGGGTCGGAGGCCGCCTACGCGGGCGTCATGACCAAGACCACCAAGGACAACCAGGCGATCCAGTTCAACGACGTGATCGTCGGCATCACCACCCCGGACCCGGACCCGGTCAGCCTGCCGATCGGCCCGACCAACGTGGACAAGCCGATCGTCACCAACTGGCACAGCCGGCCCGCGGAGGCCGTGCCGGTCCACTGA
- a CDS encoding GNAT family N-acetyltransferase, producing the protein MTTELPDGYEISTDPARLDAALIHRWLSEDAYWALGRSREKQDLAIAGSLNFGVYESASGGQLGYARVVTDFATFAWLCDVYIAPAARGRGLGTALAAAARDHLAPYGLRRLLLATADAHPVYAKVGFEPMAKPEKWMILGQQ; encoded by the coding sequence ATGACCACGGAACTGCCGGACGGCTACGAGATCTCCACCGACCCCGCGCGCCTCGACGCCGCCCTGATCCACCGGTGGCTGTCCGAGGACGCCTACTGGGCCCTCGGCCGCAGCCGCGAGAAGCAGGACCTCGCCATCGCCGGCTCGCTCAACTTCGGCGTCTACGAGAGCGCTTCCGGCGGTCAGCTCGGCTACGCCCGGGTGGTCACCGATTTCGCCACCTTCGCCTGGCTCTGCGACGTCTACATCGCCCCGGCGGCCCGCGGCCGGGGCCTCGGCACCGCCCTCGCCGCCGCCGCCCGCGACCACCTCGCCCCCTACGGCCTGCGCCGCCTCCTGCTCGCCACCGCCGACGCCCACCCCGTCTACGCGAAGGTCGGCTTCGAGCCGATGGCGAAGCCGGAGAAGTGGATGATCCTCGGCCAGCAGTGA
- the glnII gene encoding glutamine synthetase GlnII translates to MAIKAEYIWIDGTKPTAKLRSKTRVLPNADKIPTWGFDGSSTNQAEGHASDRVLEPVRVVKDPIRGGDHILVLCEVNETDGTPHESNTRALLRSVAEQYADQESIFGIEQEYTFFKGSRPLGFPEGGFPAPQGGYYCGVGAEEVFGREIVELHLDRCIDAGLAICGINAEVMPGQWEFQIGPVDALTVSDDMWIARYLLYRTAEEFGIDATLDAKPARGDWNGAGAHTNFSTKAMREGYDAIITACESLGASQELVLEHVSQYGDDIQSRLTGKHETAPWNVYSYGVSDRGASVRIPWQVEVDQKGYIEDRRPNANVDPYVVTRLLINTCCAALEKAGQV, encoded by the coding sequence GTGGCAATCAAGGCCGAGTACATCTGGATCGACGGCACCAAGCCGACCGCCAAGCTCCGCTCCAAGACTCGTGTCCTGCCGAACGCGGACAAGATCCCCACCTGGGGCTTCGACGGTTCCTCGACCAACCAGGCCGAGGGTCACGCCTCGGACCGCGTCCTCGAGCCGGTCCGGGTCGTCAAGGACCCGATCCGCGGCGGCGACCACATCCTGGTCCTCTGCGAGGTCAACGAGACCGACGGCACCCCGCACGAGTCCAACACCCGCGCCCTGCTGCGCTCCGTCGCCGAGCAGTACGCGGACCAGGAGTCGATCTTCGGCATCGAGCAGGAGTACACCTTCTTCAAGGGCTCCCGCCCGCTCGGCTTCCCCGAGGGCGGCTTCCCGGCCCCGCAGGGCGGCTACTACTGCGGTGTCGGCGCCGAGGAGGTCTTCGGCCGCGAGATCGTCGAGCTGCACCTGGACCGCTGCATCGACGCCGGCCTCGCCATCTGCGGCATCAACGCCGAGGTCATGCCCGGCCAGTGGGAGTTCCAGATCGGCCCGGTCGACGCCCTGACCGTCTCCGACGACATGTGGATCGCCCGCTACCTGCTCTACCGCACCGCCGAGGAGTTCGGCATCGACGCCACCCTCGACGCGAAGCCGGCCCGCGGCGACTGGAACGGTGCGGGCGCGCACACCAACTTCTCCACCAAGGCGATGCGCGAGGGCTACGACGCGATCATCACCGCCTGCGAGTCGCTCGGCGCCTCCCAGGAGCTGGTCCTGGAGCACGTCAGCCAGTACGGCGACGACATCCAGTCCCGCCTGACCGGCAAGCACGAGACCGCCCCGTGGAACGTCTACTCCTACGGTGTCTCGGACCGCGGCGCCTCGGTCCGCATCCCGTGGCAGGTCGAGGTCGACCAGAAGGGTTACATCGAGGACCGTCGGCCGAACGCCAACGTCGACCCCTACGTCGTCACCCGCCTGCTGATCAACACCTGCTGCGCCGCCCTGGAGAAGGCCGGCCAGGTCTGA
- a CDS encoding SCO1860 family LAETG-anchored protein, protein MSSRSARRIVSATAAVAVCTLLTVPTATAAPGVPGAGAPATPSPGKARAVTAELDLDVKLLNNAVDVPVNVSLNKVESPAQRDGTVLTAKVDGVDQSGPVTLVKADVGKSVTRTDAKGATASVTLADADVHAPGLPGTTLLGLEALTATATCPVDGQPTADVVAPAKLTVLGKSVTVGLYGPTKVDVPLVGSVSVEFSKKTTTSTTAAASALEVQVAVDPLNLNVAKVTGTIRIASVSCEKPVPAVPTATPSAAPTPSEAAPTVTPAAQPVVDVTPSGVPSAAPGTGRAAAPQAATATPSARRTGTGTSSAAPDHLASTGGNDATAPLAAGAAALVAGGAVALWGTRRRRAVAAHARRH, encoded by the coding sequence ATGTCTTCTCGCTCCGCCCGCCGAATCGTTTCCGCAACCGCCGCGGTCGCCGTCTGCACACTGCTCACCGTTCCGACCGCCACCGCCGCCCCCGGGGTTCCGGGGGCCGGGGCCCCCGCGACTCCGTCCCCCGGCAAGGCGCGGGCCGTCACCGCCGAACTCGACCTGGACGTCAAGCTGCTGAACAACGCGGTGGACGTGCCGGTGAACGTCTCGCTGAACAAGGTGGAGTCCCCGGCGCAGCGCGACGGCACCGTGCTCACCGCCAAGGTCGACGGTGTCGACCAGTCCGGCCCGGTCACCCTGGTCAAGGCCGACGTCGGCAAGTCGGTGACCAGGACGGACGCCAAGGGTGCCACCGCCTCCGTGACCCTGGCCGACGCCGATGTGCACGCCCCCGGCCTGCCCGGGACCACCCTGCTGGGTCTGGAGGCGCTCACCGCCACCGCCACCTGTCCGGTCGACGGGCAGCCGACCGCCGACGTGGTGGCCCCCGCCAAGCTCACCGTGCTCGGCAAGTCCGTCACCGTCGGCCTGTACGGGCCGACCAAGGTGGACGTGCCGCTGGTCGGCAGCGTCTCGGTGGAGTTCTCCAAGAAGACCACCACCTCGACCACGGCCGCGGCCTCGGCACTGGAGGTGCAGGTGGCGGTGGACCCGCTCAACCTCAATGTCGCCAAGGTGACCGGCACCATCAGGATCGCCTCGGTGAGCTGCGAGAAGCCGGTGCCGGCCGTGCCCACCGCTACGCCCAGCGCGGCGCCGACACCCTCGGAGGCCGCCCCCACCGTGACCCCGGCCGCCCAGCCCGTCGTGGACGTCACTCCCTCCGGTGTCCCGTCCGCCGCCCCCGGGACCGGCCGCGCCGCCGCCCCGCAGGCGGCCACCGCGACCCCCTCCGCCCGCCGGACCGGCACCGGCACCTCCTCCGCCGCGCCGGACCACCTGGCGTCCACCGGCGGCAACGACGCCACCGCCCCGCTCGCCGCCGGGGCCGCGGCGCTGGTGGCCGGGGGCGCCGTCGCCCTCTGGGGCACCCGTCGCCGCCGCGCGGTCGCGGCCCACGCCCGCCGCCACTGA
- a CDS encoding uracil-DNA glycosylase — MAPRPLNEIVEPGWATALEPVAGRVAAMGDFLRAELAAGRTYLPSGPNVLRAFQQPFADVRVLIVGQDPYPTPGHAVGLSFSVGEDVRPIPASLINIFQEYGSDLGLPQPSNGDLTPWTRQGVLLLNRALTTAPRKPAAHRGKGWEEVTEQAIRALTARGGPLVAILWGRDARNLRPLLGEIPAIESAHPSPYSASGGFFGSRPFSRANELLVRQGAQPVDWRLP; from the coding sequence ATGGCACCGCGTCCACTGAACGAGATCGTCGAGCCCGGGTGGGCCACCGCGCTGGAGCCGGTGGCCGGGCGGGTCGCCGCGATGGGCGACTTCCTCCGCGCCGAGCTGGCGGCAGGCCGCACCTATCTGCCCTCCGGACCGAACGTGCTGCGCGCCTTCCAGCAGCCCTTCGCCGACGTCCGGGTGCTGATCGTCGGCCAGGACCCCTATCCGACGCCCGGTCACGCCGTCGGTCTCAGCTTCTCGGTGGGGGAGGACGTCCGTCCGATCCCGGCCAGTCTGATCAACATCTTCCAGGAGTACGGCAGCGACCTCGGCCTGCCGCAGCCGTCCAACGGCGACCTCACCCCGTGGACGCGGCAGGGCGTGCTGCTGCTGAACCGGGCCCTGACCACCGCCCCGCGCAAGCCCGCCGCGCACCGCGGCAAGGGCTGGGAGGAGGTCACCGAGCAGGCGATCCGTGCCCTGACGGCGCGCGGCGGCCCGCTGGTGGCGATCCTGTGGGGCCGGGACGCGCGCAATCTGCGCCCGCTGCTGGGCGAGATCCCGGCGATCGAGTCCGCGCACCCGAGCCCGTACTCGGCGAGCGGCGGCTTCTTCGGCTCCCGCCCGTTCAGCCGGGCCAACGAACTGCTGGTCCGGCAGGGCGCCCAGCCCGTCGACTGGCGGCTGCCGTAG